The nucleotide sequence GGCGTGGTCGTGGTGTGGGCGGCCGCAACCTTTGCGTTCTTGATTCAATGTGTGCTCCCTGGCGACCGCGCCCAGATCATCATCAATGCGACAAGTGGCAACGTCGGACTCGCGTCCTCGGCAGAACTTGCGGCGATCAATGCGAAATACGGATTTGACCAACCGCTCGCGATTCAATACGGAAAATACATACTGCGAATCCTTCATGGAGACCTTGGCGAGTCATACCAGCAGCATCGGCCTGTCGCAGGGATCATCGCGGAACAGATTGGCCCTACCATTATTCTGGCGGTCACCGCGCTGCTGTTCGCATGGATTATCGCAATCCTGACGACCTTGTTCATCGCCGGCAGAGACAACATATGGGCGAAGTTGCTCAATGACACGCAGGTCTTTTTTGCAACCGCGCCGCCCTATTGGCTGGCCACAATTCTGCTGGTCGTTTTTGCGGTAAAGCTGCGCATTTTCCCGGTCATCGGTGGAAGTTCTCCGACCGGGCTCATTCTGCCGACACTTGCGTTGGCTCTTGAATTATCGGGCTTTTTCGGACAAGTCGTTCAGAACGAGTTCACGCGCGTGCTCGAGCAGCCCTTCGTTACGTCCGCGCGCGCCCGAGGCATGAGTGATTTCGGCGTCAGGCTTCGCCATGTCCTCCGCCATGCCGCATTGCCTGGCATTACTTTATCAGGTTGGGCGCTCGGCAAACTTCTTTCGGGCGCGATTTTGATCGAGGTGGTTTTCGCCCGTCAAGGCCTAGGTGGAGTCCTTGTTGCTGCGACGTCCTCGCGAGACGTTCCGATTGTCTCGGGAGCTGTTTTGATTTCTGCGGGCCTGTTCGTTCTTGTCAGTTTGATTGTCGATCTGACTTACCGGGTCGTCGATCCCAGGATCAAGTTGACATGAGCATGTTCGCCGAAGCCACCGTGTCTCGGCCGCTCAAAGAAGTCCTGGCAATCGTCCGCCATGTTCCGTTCCGAGTTGCCGCCTGTCTTATCATCATTGGCCTCTTTGCCCTCGCGGCTGTGGCGCCAAAGGTGCTGCAGACGCACGATCCGCTCGCTATTGATTTGAGATCGTCATTGCAGTCTCCGTCGATCGCCCATTGGTTGGGAACTGATCAATTGGGTCGAGATCTTTACTCTCGAGTAGTCGAGGGGGCAGGCCAATCCCTGGCTATTGGACTAGGCGCAACGGCGCTGAGCATGTCCATTGCGATCGTTTTCGGCGTCACCGCCGCACTTTATGGTGGCGTATGCGACAGCATCCTGAGCCGGGTTGTCGACGTGCTCTTCGCAATTCCCACGCTCCTGCTCGCCCTTGTGTTCGTGACCGTTTTTGGGCCGTCGGTACTGACTGAGGTCATAGCTGTCGGAATCGGCACAGCGCCAGGCTATGCGCGCATGATCAGGGGCCAGATGCTTGCCATCAAGGGGACAGGGTATGTGGAGGCCGCTAAGGTGCTGGGCCATCCATTTCCCCGTATTGTCTGGAGGCATATTCTTCCCAACGCCATGAACCCGCTGACGGCAATGGTGACGATCGGCGTAGGTCAGGCGATTATATGGGCCTCCGGTCTTGCTTTTCTGGGACTCGGCGTCGCTCCCCCGGCGCCTGAATGGGGCGCGCTGCTCAATGCCGGGCGCAATTATGTAATCTACGCCTGGTGGCTGGAGATCATCCCCGGTCTGGCAGTTACGGCGTTTGCCCTCAGCCTCACCATCATCGGGCGCCATCTACAGGACCATCTGGAAGGAAAAACGTGAATGTCGCAGGGTCGCCTCCAGCCTGTCCCGCAGCAGCCGGACCTCCTCACGGTCGATTCGCTGCGTGTTTCCTTCGGTCGCGGCATCGACGAGAAAGCGGTTGTGCGCAGTATATCCTTCTCCCTCCAACCGGGACGGTGTCTTGCGATTGTCGGTGAATCCGGCTCGGGCAAGAGCGTGACTGCGCGGGCTCTCATAGGCCTCGCTGGTCGCTACGCCAATGTTCATGCACGCCAGCTAAGCTTCGACGGGACGGACCTGATGGGTCTTAACGATCGTGCCTGGCGGCGCATCCGCGGCAACGAGATTGGCTTTGTATTTCAGGATGCACTCGTCTCACTTGACCCGCTTCGCCGGATCGGCAAAGAGATTGGTGAAGGCTTGCTCCTCCACGGCGCGGTATCATCACGCGAGGAGCTCGCGCAGCGCGTCATTGCTCTCCTTAAGCTCGTCGGTGTCCCTGACCCCGAGACCAAGGCCGAGCAGCTGCCGCATCAATTATCCGGCGGCCAGCGTCAACGGGCTCTCATCGCGTCGGCACTTGCGCTCGATCCCCGCATCCTGATCGCCGACGAGCCGACGACCGCTCTCGATGTGACGGTGCAAGCTCATGTGCTGTCACTCCTTGAGGAGACCAAAACGAGGGGCAAGGCTCTGATCCTGATCAGTCACGATCTGGCGGTGGTCTCCCGCGTAGCGGATGAGATCCTCGTCATGCGAGGAGGCGAGGTCGTCGAACGCGGTAACGCCGTCCAGATATTCAAAGATCCGGGGCACCCCTATACTAAGCAGCTGCTGGACGCCGTGCCATCAGGCCGGCCGCGCGGCTCACGCCTCTCACCATCGACTATTGTGCGTTCGCCTGCCCGGCAAACGCAGCCAGCCGTGCAATCGCCGCCGAAATCTTGTCCCATCCTGCTCGAAGCGACAAGTCTGGTGAAGCGCTTCAAGGGCCCGGATGGCACTTTACGGGCGGCTGTGGACGGCGTCTCCTTCGAACTGCGATCCGGCGAGACTTTGGGCATCGTAGGTGAGTCCGGATCAGGAAAGTCAACGATGGCGCGCATGGTCCTGGCGCTCGAGGAGCCTGATGAGGGAGCCGTTCAGTTTGCAGGCCGGCCTTGGACCACGCTCGCCGAGCGCGAACGGCGAGCTCGGCGGCGGTCGCTATCGATCATTTACCAGGATCCTCTTGGCTCGTTTGATCCACGTTGGACGGTCGGACGCATCATATCGGACAGCCTTTCGAGCGACGTTGAGACACGGCGCAAGCGGCAGGAGCGTGTAATTGAGCTGCTCGATCTGGTTGGGCTATCCCAGGCCTTGCTCGACCGACGACCGCTCGAGCTCTCCGGCGGCCAGCGCCAGCGCGTTGCGATCGCCCGCGCGATCGCACCAAATCCTGCGGTAATCGTCTGCGATGAGCCGGTTTCGGCGCTCGACGTATCGATCCAGGCCCAGGTCTTGGACCTGCTCTGCTATCTGAAGGACCACCTCGGCGTAAGTTATCTCTTCATCTCGCATGATCTCAGTGTTGTTCGTCACATCAGCGATCGCGTCATAGTTATGCGCCGGGGGAGAATCGTCGATAGTGGCGCCACTGAAGAGATATTTCGCAATCCACAGTCTGAATATACCAAGAGCCTTATCGCCGCCATGCCGCGTCTTGTGCGCGACCACCAGATAGATCATTCAGCTACGATCCTCGAAGAAGGCATCGCATGAATGCCTTCGAATTCGATGCTTTATCATAAAATTGTCTATCTCCGATCGCGGGGGCATTCGCCTTTGCGCACCGAGTTGGTCACGATTGCGGGCTCGTTCATCGCTCGAGCCTGGACAGTCTCTGGCACGGGTTCCCACTAGATGGACCGGTCGGCGCGCGGAGCAGGGCTAAAGCGCGATGAGATTGGAATGAATCGTCATCGCGCTTTAGGTTGTTGTTTAAGCATGATCTTTTCGGAAAACCGCTTCGCACTTTTCCGGATCATGCTTTAGCCGAGTTCGAACACTCGCTAACCCTGAGGTCGGCGATCCGCAAATGTCGGATTGCCATCGATTGCGTGCCCGCAAGGAGGGGCGGCTCTTGCGCTCCTGCAAACGAGCTCGCAATCTTCGCTTTCACGATAGCCTTGCGATCATGGTGCGGTCCCTGACAACGAGAGCGTGTTTGTCAGGTTCAAAACATTCGGCGTCAATATCGATTTCATGACGCCTATTCAGCCCTTAATTGCGACTGATGCGGCTGGCACGGTCATTGCTATCGGAAATGAGGTAACGCCGAGTAGGGGCTGACTTCAGCCCTGTGAACGATCACTTTTCCGCCCGGAAGCCGTGGGTCCATTCTGAAAAAGGAGCAAGACCTTGAAATTTTCGCGCTCGGTTTGATGGAGAGCGATTTGGATTTGCCTATAAGAGCCGACGAGACAAACCGCAACTTCTGGACATATCGGTACTGTCAAACGACCGTTGCGTTGTCAGAGTTGCGGGGCTCGGTGAACAATCTCAGCGAGCGGCACTGGGGGGCGCATGACTAGAATTCGGCTGACGTGCTCAACTGTGCCAGCTGCGAAGGTCACCGACTCAATAGGCGCCTCATCGACGCATCGTGTCGCCATTTCGCCGACGAGTTCGCCACAGGTCGCATAGCGTACCTCCAAGGCGGAGCAAAAAGAGGTCAATAACAGGCCCCCCGTAATCCGGGCAATACGGAATCGTCGTCATGTCGCAAACGATCGGCGCTGATAGCAAGTGCACCGCGAATGAAGGGGCAGAGCACTGGTCAGATCCGAAACACAATCTTTTATCAGATGGCGACTTTGTTCGGTACTGGAGCCGAGCTGCCGATCGGCTGCGCGCGGTGGCCGCCGTCGGGAGGCGAACCCAAGAGGCGATCAGAAGGACCGGGATTGGCTTGCAGCTATCCTCCGAGAACTTTAACGGTCACGACCTGTCAGATTTCCCGTTGCGACGCTGTACTCTCAATCGTGCGCAGCTCTACGGAGCAAAGTTGGATCGGGCAGACCTTTCTGGGGCGAATCTTATCTGTCCGGGGCTAGAAAGGGCAAGTTTCCGCGGGGCCAAGCTCGATTTTGCGTATATGCATGCGATTGCAGCGCAGGTCTGCAACTTCGATGATGCCAGTCTGCGCAATGTAATTGATGCAACAGGCAGCCTGTTTCACGGTTGCAGCATGAAAAGGACACGCTTTGATAACGCCATGCTCAGCGGGCTTCTCGCTTACCAATGCGACGCGAGTGGTGCTGTATTCGATGGCGCGGAGCTACAGGGTTCGACCATCAATGAATGTTTCCTTCCTTCCGCTTCCTTCCGCTTTGCCAAGCTGAGCCAACTCACGATCACGAAAGCACATCTGGCGTCTTGCTCGTTCTTCCAGTCAAAGGGGAACTGTTTATCGATTGTGCGTCCCACCTCGGTCGATGGTCTTGTCCTGGAAGGCGCTCATCTTCCGTATCTGAGACTCTCAAAGGTAAGCGGCCGCATTGCAGCGAGAGCCATGAGCGCACCATATGCTGATATTCACTTGTCAAATCTTCCAAATGCGGAGCTTGAGCAGGTAGACCTGACCGAGGCGCGGCTTTTGTCCGTAAGCTTGTCCAACGCAAACCTCGTCGGTGCCGTGCTCAACGGTGCATCCATTCATTCCTGCCAGCTCGATGGAGCGAACCTGTCTCTGGCATCAGGCGAATGCATTTCGATAACAGAGAGCACCATGCGAGCAGCCAAATTATCGGGCTTTCGTGGCCGCTGTGCCTTTGTGCGCGACTGCGACCTCGAGCATGCGGACTTATCCCAGGCTTACCTCTACAGGTCGATGATCACCGGTGATCCCCCGCAATCAATGGCACTGCATGAGGCAAATCTCGAAGGATCGAATCTCGTTCAGGCATATCTCGCCGCAGGAATGACGAGAACCAATCTGGAGGCAACGCGGGCCGCGTACGTTCGCATGAACCAATCGTCCTTGCGCGAGGCGAACCTGAGTGGGATGTCGCCGTTCCAGGCCAGCTTCGTAAAGGCGGACTTTTCGGGCGCTAAGATAACCACATTCGAGCCACCGTTCTTTGCAGACCGATGCCCGGGCCTACAGGCCGCTCTGAAGGGGGATGAGCCACGCGAGCCATCAAGCTATCTAACTGAATTCTCATCGTTGATCAGACGGGGGCGAGAAGGGTCCACCTGACTGCTTCGGAGACTGCAAAATAGAAGGGAATGCAGTGTCGGTGAGCTTAGGACAGGTCTGGGCGGTCGTCCGAGCTGTGAGCGAGCGCTAAAGCGCTATGGGGCTCGTTGGCATTGCCGGCGGATACGAGAGGCAGGGCAGACCTTCTGCGCGATACGACCGATCAGATCGCTCTTTTGGCGTTCAAAGAGACTGGAGTAGGAAAATGCATCTGGCATGTCTTTCCGCAGGTAAAGCGTTCATCCGGGAGGTGGCGAGAACAGGGCAGACGATCGGGACGGTACATACTCTCGGCGCCCTGCATCTTGGGCATGCAGAACTGATCAGAAGGGCGGCATCGGAGAATGACGTCGCGATCGTCACAGTCTACCCGAACAAGATCCAGCTTAGACCAGGTGGGAGCTACGATTTCAATTTGGACGAGGACATTGGACTTGCATTGCGTTCGGGAGCAACTGCCGTAATTTCCTCCAACGACACCGAAATGTTCCCGCCTGGCTATCGAACCTTTGTATCGCAAGGCGACTGTGATTTGCGTTTAGGGGGCCGTGATGCGTATTTGAAGGAAGCCGTTACCGGGGCAGTCCGCTGGATCTGCTATGCTAGGCCAACTCGCAGCTACTTCGGCCTGAAAGATATCGGTCAGGCGATCCTGGTGAAGCGCGCCGTCGCAGACCTCCTTCTGGATTGCGAGATAAGGTTTGTGCCGACGGTGAGATACAAGAATGGAGTGCCCATTTCGTCGCGCTTGAGGCGATTTAGCCGTTCCGAGCTTGATGAGCTGTCGTGTCTTTTCACAGCACTCAACCATTCGAGGAAAGAGATCGCCCAAGGGTTATCTACCGTCAAGGATCTGGTCGCGTCGGCTACATCTCAGATCAAGTTCCGACACTTTAAGCTCGATTTTGTTCGAATCGTCGGCGCTGACAACTTCGAAGACCTGGAGCAAGTCAAGCTCCCTTTCATCATTTTTGGAGCGGCAACGGCTCATGGTCTCAGGATCTTCGATAATATCTACGTTCCAGATCAGGATACTCTCGTGAAGGGTCCTTCGGATATCTGGATCGATCTGCCTGAACAGTCCTAGCCAGACGATTAATCGTAACCGGCATGAGGCCCCCACCTAGCCACCCCTCGGCTTGCGCGCGATACAGCCTGGCATGAGCTGATCGGTGGAGGTGGAACGATGGCAAATGCCATGCTTGATGCCAGGCAGGAAGATGACTCCTATCGTCGCGTCGAGGTGATCACTGGGGAGCGCCGACGGCGTCGGTGGACGGGCGAGGAGAAGGCCCGGATCGTGGCGGAGAGCTTTGGGGAGGGTGCGAACATCTCCGAGGTTGCGCGGCGCAATGGCGTTTCGCGCGGGCTGCTTACGGTGTGGCGACGCCAAGTTGCGGCGGCGGTGGTGGGCAAGGCGCCGAACTTCGTGCCAATCCAAATTGATGCCGAGAGCGGTAGCGGGACAGCCAGCGAGCCCGAGCGTATTTCGCGGCTACAGACGAAGCCTTTGGAGATCGCCGCGCCGCCGGCCAAGGTTTGCGGGGTTGTCGAGATCGAGGTGAACGGGGCGCGCATCCGGGTCGAGCCGGGCGTGGAGCTGGCGACGCTGTCGACCGTGCTGGCGGCGCTTCGGGGCGTCCGGTGATTGCGCTACGCTCTGACCTCAAGGTGGTGCTGGCGACACAGCCGGTCGATTTCCGCAAGTCGGTGCATACGCTGTCGGCACTGGTGAGCGAAGCGCTGCGTGCGAACCCGTATTGTGGCGACGTCTTCGTGTTCCGCAGCAAACGCATGGACAGAGTGAAGCTTCTGGCGTGGGACGGCAGCGGCATGGTGCTGGTGACGAAGTGGTTGCACCAAGGGCACTTCACCTGGCCGCCGATCCGCGACGGCGTGGTGCATCTAAGTGCGACGCAGCTCGCGATGCTGCTCGACGGACTCGAGTGGACGCGCGTCTCTCCCAAGCCTGTGAAGCAGCCGGCCGTTGTCGGCTGAGAGGAGAGGATTTCGCTGGAGCCTCTGGCGCGCGCATGTATCGTCTGGTCATGGCGATTCGTCCCGACGCTCTCCCGACCGATCCGTCAGCTCTGACCGAGATGGTGCTCGCGCTTGACGCCGAGAACGAGAAGCTGCGCGTAGCAATGCAGACGCTCAAGGAGATGATCTTCGGGAAGCGCTCGGAGCGGCTTGCGGTGCTCGTCGACGAACAGCTTGCGCTCGAGCTGGGCGATCTTGAGGCCGACGCGAGGCTGTGTGCGCCCGCCAACGACGATGTGGCTGTGGCGAAGCCATCCGGCAAACCGCGCAAGAAGGCGCGCCGCAACATCGGCGCGCTGCCCAAGCACCTGCCGCGCTGTGAGCAGGTGCTGGAGCCGGAGGCGACCGCCTGCCCGTGCTGCCAGGGCCAGCTCCACAAGATCGGCGAGGACGTCAGCGAGGTGCTGGACGTGATCCCGGCGATCCTGCGGGTGCTGCGGACGATCCGTCCCAAATATGGCTGCCGCAGCTGCACCGATGGTGTGGTCCAGGTGAAGGCGTTGCCACGCCTGATCGAGAGCGGCATGGCCTCGACCGCACTCGTGAGCCACGTGGTGGTCTCGAAGTTCGCCTGGTATCTGCCGCTGTACCGACAGGTGCAAATCCTGGCCGGCCAGGGTGTCCATCTCGACCGGGCGACGCTCGCCGGTTGGGTGAAGCGTGCAGCCTGGTGGCTCAAGAGCCTTTATGAGCTCCAGCTGCGCGCGATCCAGGCCGCGCCGCGCCTGTTCTGCGACGAGACGCCGATGCCGGTGCTCGATCCCGGACGACATCGCACCCGCATCTGCCAGTTCTGGGCGCATGCGATGGATGACCGGCCATGGGGCGGCCCCTCGCCGCCGGCGGTCGCCTACGTGTTCGCCGGATTAATCATCCATGACCTTGAGAAAGCTATCCGTTCCGGCCGTATCCCAAGGCGAGGGTTACCGTATGAAGGTGTACTCGGCTTGATGTTGCCTCCAGCGCATAGCCATCTCTAACCAGCGCTGAGAGCTCTCACTGATCCCTGAGTAGATCGACTTGGAAAGTCAATGCGATCCTTACTGCCCGACATGGTAGGGCGAGGCTAGCTGCACTGTGAGGTAGCCTGGTCGAGCGGCCCGTCGCAGCCAAGCGCTGCGGCAGCTTGAAGCGATGAATCGCGCCACACCGTAAACTCGCGAGAGCAGAATCTGCAGAGATGATCATGACAAGGCGATCGGAAGATTATAGGGCTGAGGATTCGTGTGTTATCCCGCTGAGCAAGCTGGATGTAAGCGAGGGCAAGCGCTTTCAAGACGACAGCATCTGGGCTTGCTTTGAGCGGTTGCGAAAGGAAGATCCCGTTCACTACTGTCAAGACAGCGCTCATGGTCCATATTGGTCCGTAACGAAATACCGGGATATCGTAGCCGTAGACACAAACCACAAAGCGTTCTCGTCAGAAGAAGGTGTCACTATTGTCGACGTGCCTGGCGAGCACTGGACCCCGAGTTTCATCAAGATGGGGCCTCCAAAGCACGCCGAGCAGCGCAATACCGTGAGCCCGATCGTCGGACCGGAAAGCTTGACGAAGCTCGAAAGCTTGATCCGGTCTCGGGTCAGGGCGATTCTCGCGGGCTTGCCGCGCAATGAGGCCTTCAACTGGGTGGACATGGTGTCCATAGAGTTGACGACGCAAATGCTCGCCACGCTGTTCGACTTCCCATTTGAGGATCGGCGACTGCTGACCTATTGGTCAGACGTCGCTGTTACAGCTCCGAAAGCAGGCCATGCAATCGACAGCTGGGACAAGCGAAGCACCATCTTGTCCGAGTGCCTGGACTATTTCACCCGGCTTTGGAACGAGCGCATCAAAGCCGAGCCGCGCCTCGACCTGATTTCCCTGATGGCGCATTCGCCCGCCACACGGCAGATGGAGCCGAGCGAGTTTCTCGGAAATCTGATTCTGCTGATCGTTGGGGGAAACGACACCACGCGCAACTCAATTACCGGCGGCCTCCTGTTCATGAGTCAGTACCCCTCCGAGCTGCGAAAGCTAATTGACAATCCCAAGCTGATCTCAAGCGCCGTGCACGAGATCATTCGGTACCAGACGCCAATTGCACATATGCGCCGTACCGCCGCGATCGACAGCATCGTAGGCGGAAAACAGATCAGGAAAGGCGACAAGGTCGTCATGTGGTACATCTCCGGTAACAGGGACGAAGAGATCATTGAGAATGCCAACAATTTCGTGATAGATCGCAAGAATGTGAGGCAGCATCTCTCGTTTGGATTCGGCATCCATCGCTGTCTTGGTCGACATCTTGCGCAGCTGCAGTTGAGAGTCCTCTGGGAAGAGATTTTGTCTGCGGAATTGTGGTTCGAGATTGTCGGCGAACCCGAGCGGATTGCATCTAACTTCGTGCACGGCTATTCCGCTCTCCCCGTGCGGATTGCAGCCTAGGCCCAAATTGTTCGGCTCACGCAGGCGGCGGAGCGGGCTTGTCCTGAACCATCTTTGGTTTCTGCAAGCAGCGCAGCTGGGGTGATCGACGGGAAACAATGCTGCATGTAGGAAGCCAATTGCCGGCCCGGCAGACGCTTGGAAGGACCTGCGAGAAGCGATAGGTGAGGCGCGCGTCTCGACTCGCGCTTGGCATGCCGAAAATTGAAGCTCAACTGCTACTCCGATGCAGGTCTCTGGGCTGCCTTGAATAGCCGGAACCATAGAGGTCGATGACCTTGATGTTGAAAATTGCAGCTATGGCAGCCATTTTCCTTGGAGAAGCGCTTTCGATATGCGCCGAGTTGATTGCCTCAAGGCAATTCGCAAAGACCGGTGGCGATCTGGCGATGCTTTGGCCGATGTTTCTCCTGGTATGCTCGGGTGGCATCCTCCTCGTTTTCGGATACGCACTGGGCTACATGCATCTGAAGAATATCTGGATCATTGTCGCGATATCGGTGGGAGCTATCCTGGTCGTAGAGCCGATACTCGCGGTTCTGCTCTTCAGAGACGTGCCGACCGCCGGTTCGCTGATTGGGCTGGTTCTCGGTGCGTTTGGTGTGCTCGCTGCCATAGTTCTGTGAAGGTGATTTCACCAGGCCCGGATGAGCGCCGCACTTTTGCGAAATGCAGCCTGAGGATCTGCGGAAGGTCGATTCAGCCGGTTGGTACGAGGAAAAATATCGATGCTGATCGACCTTCAGCTTCTCGTCGTCATCGGTGTGTGGCCGCTAGATTGTTAAGCTCTTATGTCAAAGTCCACTTACCGTTAGCAGGACGCGTGTGGCGAGCGTAGGTCTGCCAATCTATAAGCTGGCCATTTCTGCTTGACCAAAATTCGCCGATTAGCCTCGACTGTTCTCCCGGCTACCAACGTTTGGGGACGACTTGACTCAGTCGGTGTGGACGGAGCTAACGGCAGAGGGCGACGCGCGTAGCGGAGCGCGTCGAGGCCAGGGCACCTCAGCCGCGATTACGTCGCGGCTGCTTACACGGACGCACTTACCCGCATCGCTCTCTTCAGCGACATTGGAGGTCCGATGGAATGGAACTTCAGGTGACATTGGCTTTCTTGTGCATTCGAAAGAACGCGTTTTGGTCAGCTAGTCGTCAGTCACATGGTCTATCCAGACGGGCTGCACATTCGCGACTTTTATCGGAGACGAAGCATGACAGGCATTGGCCGAGCCGGCGCATCGGAAGTTGGGGCCGCAGGAGCTGGCAATACCGGAGATGTGAGCGGTTCGAGCGTGGAGCCCAGCCTGTTCCCGGGAGGACGCAGTCAATCTTTCGATGTCATCATCGAGCGGATGCGCTCTGGGCCTCAAGACAGGACCGCGGCGCTTGACAACTCAAGTTCGGAGGTGGCAGCGCCCACCCGAGACGAGATAAAGGCAGCAAGGCGAAAAATGGGCGGCCTGTTTGAGGAGCTTGAAGCTAGCCGTCGAGCGGCCCCGCACGCCCAGACCTTCCAAGAGGCGCAAGAGCTGATCGATCAAGTCGTCAAAGCAGGCTCAACAGTTCTGGAGTACTACGCGGATTTGCCTGCCAATTTGGCGCGTCGCATTCTGCCCGACGATCGGGCTCGCCGGCTCCGCGATGACACGCTGAACGCGGCCGAAGAATGTAACGCAGTGGCCACCCGGATTATTTACGAGCTGGAGGACAAAAGAAAGGAAGCATTAGGCTGGCTCCCGAAGATCCAAGACACCGGTACGCCCGCCCAGGTGGCCGGCGCGTTTAAAAGCGTGGCGAAACGCTATGCAGCCTGCATGGAATGGTGGGGGAAGAAGGTGTTGCGCTCGGAGCGGATGCAGTCTGTCTGCGCGGCTACTGCCAACTTGCCAAGCAGCACGCCCGAGATGCGCAAGGCCGAAGAGGCCGCACTAAGACTGCATACCGGCTGGGCTCTCAATACGAAGTGCATGTAT is from Bradyrhizobium sp. ISRA430 and encodes:
- a CDS encoding cytochrome P450 produces the protein MTRRSEDYRAEDSCVIPLSKLDVSEGKRFQDDSIWACFERLRKEDPVHYCQDSAHGPYWSVTKYRDIVAVDTNHKAFSSEEGVTIVDVPGEHWTPSFIKMGPPKHAEQRNTVSPIVGPESLTKLESLIRSRVRAILAGLPRNEAFNWVDMVSIELTTQMLATLFDFPFEDRRLLTYWSDVAVTAPKAGHAIDSWDKRSTILSECLDYFTRLWNERIKAEPRLDLISLMAHSPATRQMEPSEFLGNLILLIVGGNDTTRNSITGGLLFMSQYPSELRKLIDNPKLISSAVHEIIRYQTPIAHMRRTAAIDSIVGGKQIRKGDKVVMWYISGNRDEEIIENANNFVIDRKNVRQHLSFGFGIHRCLGRHLAQLQLRVLWEEILSAELWFEIVGEPERIASNFVHGYSALPVRIAA